CAATGCTGATTTCATTGGATATATTCCGTTGGCGGATGGACCTGCCGGGGGCCGGCATGGACTTCTCTGCTGTAATCACGAATTTGCCAATGGCGTTATGATGTTTCCGGGCTTTTCCAGCCGAGATGATGCTCGCAATCACGTCGACGAGAATCAGTGCGGTGTAGAGATGGCGGCCCTTGGACATAGCGTGGTCGAGATCCGTAAAGAAGGAGCCACGTGGCGGGTTGTGGAAGGTCCATACAATCGGCGCATCAGTTTGAAAGATACTGAAATTGCTTTTTCTGGCCCAGTGGCCGGGCACCCACGTTTGCAGACCCGGCAGGACCCCACGGGCACTCGGGTTCAGGGGACATTGGCTAATTGTTCAGGCGGCGTCACGCCATGGGGAACGGTTCTTATTTGCGAAGAGAATATTAATTACTTTTTCGACGGACCTGCACCTGAGGGCCGCGAGAAAATCAATCATCAGCGGTACGGCATTACCAAACCTTCCCGTTACCCATACTACCGTTTTGATGAACGCTTTCGGGTGGCTGAACATCCGAATGAGCCAAACCGGTTTGGTTGGGTGGTCGAAATCGACCCTAAAAATCCTCAGAGCATGCCTGTGAAACGAACCTCGCTCGGTCGATTCTTACGCGAAGCCGCTCAAGTTGTCATCGATAAGAGTGGGCGGGTTGTTATCTATTCTGGAGACGATTCCTATTTTGAATATTTGTACCGCTGGGTTTCGGATTCCCGGTACGAGCCACATGCACCTGAGTCGAATAAAAATATTCTCGATTCGGGAACTCTTAGTGTTGCCAAGTGCGAAGAAGATGGGCGTCTCGTTTGGATTCCTTTAATTTATGGAAGAGCTGGTTTGACGCCAGGCAATGGTTTTCACTCGCAGGCCGATGTTCTCTTGGAGGCCAGGAGGGCGGCAGATATCTCGGACGCTACGCCAATGGATAGACCAGAAGATGTTGAGGTGAGCCCGGTGACTGGCCGAGTTTACGCGATGTTGACCAAAAATAAGAAGCGTTCCACCGATACAGACGGCGTGAATTCCCGCGCGAAAAATCATTATGGACAAGTGCTGGAAATGATACCGCCGGGACCTGCGGGCGATGTTAGCCACATCGCGGATGAGTTTCAGTGGGAGGTTTTTCTCTTGGGCGGCAACCCTGAAGAACCAGAGCACGGTGCTCGTTTCCATCCAAGCACTCAGCCTGACGATATCTTAGCCAATCCTGATAACGCGACCTTCGATGCGAAGGGCAGGCTGTGGATTTCATCTGACGGAGCCGAGTCAAGCTTAGCCATGGCAGATGGCTTGTGGGTTTGCGAAACGCAAGGTGAAGAGAGAGCGCTTTTGAGACGATTTGCGGCAGTTCCAAAAGGTGCCGAACTCAGCGGTCCGTGTTTTGCGAGTGACGAGGAAACTCTCTTTATTGCCGTGCAGCACCCGGGCGCAGATTGGGAAACAACCTATGCCCAGCCAACCTGCCGATGGCCTGATTTTCGCGAAGATATGCCGCCGCGCTCTGCCGTGGTTGCTATTACGCGTCGTAAAGGTGGCCGAATTTTAGACTGAGGAAATCAGGGCAAAAAAAAAGGGAGCTTCAAGGCTCCCTTTTATTCGTTTTTGATTGGCTTAGAGCTGAGCGAGTCCAGCATCACCGCCGCGACATCGGCTGCAAAGGCGATTACCAGGGCCGGTGGACAGAAACACTCGGTCGCATGAGAGGCACTGCCGTGCACGCACACCCGTTGAGAGGCGGCTCTTTGTTGCTTTGTCGCCCGCGAGGTCGGCTGCAACACGCTTCATTTGACGTAGAATCGACTCGGAGATTCCGCAATCAGCAGCACGCTGAAGGACCATGGCTTGCTTGATACCTTTGTTACCAAGTTTTTCAATCAGTGCGTCTGGGTCTGCAAGCATTCCCTCAATGATATAACGGTCCATCTTACCGTCAGCCCGCATGAAGTCATCTTGATTCTTCTTGATTTCTTCTTTTGTCAGAGTGCTTTCACCTGACTTATTCGATTCTTCAGAGCTGATCATTTGTGCGCTACTCATAGATATTCCTGGTACGTTTAATGACTGATGGGCCCGGAGAGACCTGATTTCAGTGTTGTATGATAACCATACAGGTGTTTGGATCTGCGTCACGTTTTAGGCATGCTGCAAACCGTTTTCGTGTATTCCGATTCCCCGATTCAATGCACTGAGTCATAAATCGAACTCCGAACGGAACGCACGGCACTCTTGTACGGCCACACATCGCGATCGTGCAATAGTTTTCTGCACTTGGGACCAAAAAACCGCGGTTTTTTCTAATGATCGACTCATTTTTGACCCGGTTGTCTATTTTAGCCAATATGCGAGAATCAAAGAGCTTATACCGTTGGTGTGACCAAATCACCCAGCCGTTTGGGCAAAACGGGAGTCGATCGAGTGATGAAGAGGCAACCGCCAGCAGATTCCACCTTTTTTGTGGGAGATATTCAGGGCTGTGCTCGCCCCTTGGGGCGCCTGCTACGAGCAGCTCGTTTCAACCCCGACAAGCATCACCTGATTGCGCTGGGGGATACCATCAATCGTGGTCCCGATAATGTTGGGACTTTAAGTCTTTTGCGCGGCTTGGGGGCTGAACCTATTTTGGGGAATCATGAGCTGGCCATACTGGGCGGGCTATCGACCGGCAA
This sequence is a window from Deltaproteobacteria bacterium. Protein-coding genes within it:
- a CDS encoding PhoX family phosphatase, coding for NADFIGYIPLADGPAGGRHGLLCCNHEFANGVMMFPGFSSRDDARNHVDENQCGVEMAALGHSVVEIRKEGATWRVVEGPYNRRISLKDTEIAFSGPVAGHPRLQTRQDPTGTRVQGTLANCSGGVTPWGTVLICEENINYFFDGPAPEGREKINHQRYGITKPSRYPYYRFDERFRVAEHPNEPNRFGWVVEIDPKNPQSMPVKRTSLGRFLREAAQVVIDKSGRVVIYSGDDSYFEYLYRWVSDSRYEPHAPESNKNILDSGTLSVAKCEEDGRLVWIPLIYGRAGLTPGNGFHSQADVLLEARRAADISDATPMDRPEDVEVSPVTGRVYAMLTKNKKRSTDTDGVNSRAKNHYGQVLEMIPPGPAGDVSHIADEFQWEVFLLGGNPEEPEHGARFHPSTQPDDILANPDNATFDAKGRLWISSDGAESSLAMADGLWVCETQGEERALLRRFAAVPKGAELSGPCFASDEETLFIAVQHPGADWETTYAQPTCRWPDFREDMPPRSAVVAITRRKGGRILD